From the genome of Spinacia oleracea cultivar Varoflay chromosome 2, BTI_SOV_V1, whole genome shotgun sequence, one region includes:
- the LOC130467356 gene encoding uncharacterized protein, with protein sequence MKNEDYLGCEEVKAALFSIPGAKAPGPDGFGSHLYKDSWHIVGNEVVAAVLDMLQHGRILKELNHTVITLIPKTKCPKDVSEFRPISCCGFVHGRFIAHNIMVVQDLVRQYGRKGVKPSCLMKIDLQKSYDTVDWHFLQEMLEYLEFPTVCGSCYAVCFYPNVFSDVQWLYACFHPRCKEIKLTHLCFADDLILCCKGDYPFILLLLQAFKLFSNSSGLKANQRKSSIYCNGVPERDVQRVVDVSGFTRSLLPFKYLRVPICSKNISVAQCSHLVDKIIAKIKM encoded by the exons AGGAAGTTAAAGCTGCTCTTTTCTCTATTCCAGGAGCCAAGGCACCTGGTCCAGATGGTTTTGGGTCTCATTTATACAAGGATTCATGGCatattgttggaaatgaagTTGTTGCAGCTGTTCTTGATATGCTACAGCATGGTAGAATTTTGAAAGAGCTGAATCATACAGTCATTACCTtaattcctaaaactaaatGCCCTAAAGATGTGAGTGAGTTTAGGCCTATTTCTTGCT GTGGGTTTGTACATGGTAGATTCATAGCGCATAACATCATGGTTGTTCAGGACTTGGTGAGACAATATGGAAGGAAGGGTGTGAAGCCTAGCTGTCTCATGAAAATTGATTTGCAAAAATCTTATGACACTGTTGATTGGCATTTTCTTCAGGAAATGTTAGAGTATTTGGAGTTCCCTACAGTTTGTGGATCTTGCTATGCAGTGTGTTTCTACCCCAATGTTTTCTCCGATGTTCAATGGCTCTATGCATG TTTCCATCCAAGGTGTAAAGAGATTAAACTTACCCACttgtgttttgctgatgatctgATTCTCTGCTGCAAGGGTGATTATCCTTTTATCTTGTTGCTGCTTCAAGCTTTTAAGCTTTTCTCCAATTCTTCTGGTCTTAAAGCTAACCAAAGGAAGTCTTCCATTTATTGTAATGGTGTGCCAGAAAGAGATGTGCAGAGAGTAGTAGATGTTTCTGGTTTCACCAGAAGTTTGCTTCCTTTTAAATATTTGCGAGTCCCAATATGTTCCAAAAACATCTCAGTTGCTCAATGTAGCCACCTAGTGGATAA